In a single window of the Cetobacterium sp. ZOR0034 genome:
- the codB gene encoding cytosine permease, giving the protein MQWLFYFFLGKIKEDLIKEREITIAKNYDSDFSFGAVAESDKRGLLSMFVIMLGFTFFSASMWTGGTLGIGLTGAEFILAVLLGNLILGIFTGALAHIGAKTGLSTHLLAKYSFGEKGSYLGSFLLALTQVGWFGVGVAMFAIPVNKVTGIDMKLLVAVSGVLMTFTAYFGIKAVTILSAIAVPSIAVLGGTSVVSAINHAGGLKEVMNIAPINSITVMTGVGMCIGSFISGGSLTADFARFSKNSRVGVISTLVAFFLGNSLMFIFGAVGGKVFGTADISEVMFSQGIIIPAIIVLGFNIWTTNDNALYSSGLGFSSITKLPKSKMVMLNGVLGTAFALPIYNNFVGWLNLLNTLLPGIGAIIICDYFFVKKGEYDKIENMEFLGVNVIAISAWVIGIAAAKFIPGIAPINSVIFTMGAYYVGTKVMETKRRSEAC; this is encoded by the coding sequence TTGCAGTGGCTATTCTATTTTTTTTTAGGCAAAATCAAAGAAGACTTAATTAAGGAGAGGGAGATAACTATAGCAAAAAATTATGATTCAGACTTTTCATTTGGAGCAGTAGCAGAGAGTGATAAAAGAGGGCTACTTTCAATGTTTGTAATAATGTTAGGATTTACATTCTTTTCGGCAAGTATGTGGACAGGGGGTACATTAGGAATAGGACTTACAGGAGCAGAGTTCATACTAGCAGTACTTTTAGGAAATTTAATTCTTGGAATTTTCACTGGAGCTTTAGCTCACATTGGTGCAAAGACAGGGTTATCTACACATCTTTTAGCTAAATACTCTTTTGGAGAGAAAGGATCATATTTAGGTTCGTTCTTACTAGCTTTAACACAAGTTGGATGGTTTGGTGTAGGAGTAGCGATGTTTGCTATACCTGTAAATAAAGTAACAGGAATAGATATGAAGCTTTTAGTTGCTGTATCGGGAGTATTGATGACATTCACAGCGTACTTTGGAATTAAGGCTGTTACAATTCTATCAGCAATTGCAGTACCAAGTATAGCAGTTTTAGGTGGAACTTCAGTAGTAAGTGCCATAAATCATGCTGGTGGATTGAAAGAAGTGATGAATATAGCTCCGATAAATTCAATAACAGTTATGACTGGAGTTGGAATGTGTATAGGTTCATTTATAAGTGGAGGAAGTTTGACAGCTGACTTTGCAAGATTCTCAAAGAATAGTAGAGTTGGAGTTATAAGTACACTTGTAGCATTTTTCCTTGGAAACTCTTTAATGTTTATATTCGGGGCTGTTGGAGGAAAAGTTTTCGGAACAGCGGATATTTCAGAAGTTATGTTCTCACAAGGGATTATAATTCCAGCAATTATCGTTTTAGGATTTAATATCTGGACAACAAATGACAATGCTCTTTACTCATCTGGATTAGGATTCTCAAGTATCACAAAGTTACCAAAAAGTAAGATGGTTATGTTAAATGGAGTTTTAGGAACAGCATTTGCACTTCCAATTTATAATAACTTTGTAGGATGGTTAAATCTTTTAAATACTCTTCTTCCAGGAATTGGAGCGATTATAATTTGTGATTACTTCTTTGTAAAAAAAGGTGAGTATGATAAAATAGAGAATATGGAGTTCTTAGGAGTAAATGTGATTGCGATATCAGCTTGGGTTATTGGGATAGCTGCTGCGAAATTTATTCCAGGAATAGCACCTATAAACAGTGTTATCTTTACAATGGGAGCTTACTATGTAGGAACTAAAGTGATGGAAACAAAAAGAAGGAGTGAGGCATGTTAA
- the codA gene encoding cytosine deaminase: MLIKNAKLRDRDELVDILIENGKFVKIEKNIERTNVEVIDIEGNILMEPFVEPHIHLDTTMSAGEPRWNRSGTLFEGIECWGERKAMLSHEDVKRRAKKALKWQISNGIQFVRTHIDITDPTLMALKAMVELREEMKEFVEIQIVAFPQEGILSYPNGEALMEEALKCGADVIGAIPHFEYQRDWGVESLRKIIKLAQKYDRLVDVHCDEIDDEQSRFLEVLAAEAWAAGIGHKVTASHTTAMGSYNDAYTYKLFRLLKQSGINFVANPLVNIHLGGRFDTYPKRRGVTRVKELLEAGINVAFGHDDIFDPWYPLGNGNMLQVLHMGLHVCHMMGYDEISKSLDMISKNSAKALCLEDNYGIEVGKAANFIVLSENNDFDAVRLQAAVTHSVRNGKLIAISVPKVSKLFLGEEEMVTFK; encoded by the coding sequence ATGTTAATTAAAAACGCAAAATTAAGAGATAGAGACGAACTAGTTGATATTCTGATAGAGAATGGAAAGTTCGTTAAAATAGAAAAAAATATTGAGAGAACTAATGTTGAGGTTATAGATATAGAAGGAAACATCTTAATGGAACCTTTTGTTGAGCCACATATCCATTTAGATACTACGATGAGTGCTGGTGAACCAAGATGGAATAGAAGTGGAACGCTTTTTGAAGGAATAGAGTGTTGGGGAGAAAGAAAGGCTATGCTTAGCCATGAGGACGTAAAGAGAAGAGCTAAGAAAGCTCTAAAATGGCAAATCTCAAACGGTATTCAATTTGTAAGAACTCATATAGATATCACAGATCCAACTCTTATGGCACTGAAGGCGATGGTAGAATTAAGAGAAGAGATGAAAGAGTTTGTGGAGATTCAAATAGTTGCGTTCCCACAAGAGGGAATTCTTTCGTATCCAAATGGAGAGGCTCTTATGGAAGAGGCTCTAAAATGTGGAGCGGATGTTATTGGAGCTATTCCTCACTTTGAGTATCAAAGAGATTGGGGAGTAGAATCTCTGAGAAAGATTATAAAACTTGCTCAAAAATATGATAGATTAGTTGATGTACATTGTGATGAGATTGACGATGAGCAATCGAGATTCTTAGAGGTGTTAGCAGCTGAAGCATGGGCAGCTGGAATTGGACACAAGGTAACAGCGAGTCATACAACTGCGATGGGTTCTTACAATGACGCTTACACTTATAAGTTATTTAGACTGCTGAAGCAATCTGGAATAAATTTTGTGGCGAATCCACTTGTAAATATTCATTTAGGTGGAAGATTTGATACTTATCCAAAGAGAAGAGGAGTTACGAGAGTTAAAGAACTTTTAGAGGCGGGAATAAATGTAGCTTTTGGACATGATGATATATTCGATCCTTGGTATCCACTAGGAAATGGGAATATGCTACAAGTTTTACACATGGGATTACATGTTTGTCATATGATGGGATATGATGAGATTTCAAAATCTCTTGATATGATATCGAAGAACTCAGCTAAAGCTCTTTGTCTTGAAGATAACTATGGTATAGAAGTTGGAAAAGCAGCTAACTTTATAGTGCTGTCTGAAAATAATGATTTTGATGCTGTGAGATTACAAGCAGCTGTAACTCACTCTGTGAGAAATGGAAAGTTGATAGCTATATCGGTTCCAAAAGTTTCTAAGTTATTCTTAGGTGAAGAAGAGATGGTTACATTTAAATAG
- a CDS encoding ankyrin repeat domain-containing protein, with the protein MLEFKNALKNCDLEVLKIKLDEGIDVNDRSGEYRYPIHKAALLGNVSIIELFLEYGADIDTVEPLQGNTSINLAIFNKDLEMVKFLKKKGANLDIKNSWGMTSIEYATYLKDNMDYKDISEIIEILK; encoded by the coding sequence ATGTTAGAGTTTAAAAATGCATTAAAAAATTGTGATTTAGAGGTTTTAAAGATTAAATTAGATGAAGGCATTGATGTTAATGATAGAAGTGGAGAGTATAGATATCCAATTCATAAAGCAGCATTGTTAGGGAATGTATCAATAATTGAGTTGTTCCTTGAATATGGAGCAGATATAGATACTGTAGAACCTTTACAAGGAAATACATCTATCAATCTAGCTATTTTTAACAAAGATTTAGAGATGGTAAAGTTTTTGAAAAAAAAAGGTGCTAACTTGGATATAAAAAATAGTTGGGGAATGACATCCATAGAGTACGCAACGTATTTAAAAGATAATATGGATTATAAAGATATTTCTGAGATAATAGAGATATTGAAATAA
- a CDS encoding outer membrane beta-barrel protein yields MRRLGFILGVVLTMSSLSYTKEAPEKLIILEENLLGYTPIYNIYTKAGLDIKSEYEEWMLDEIKINKKETHRLGFEVGFEATRNIDHNFELGIGGAYQNHTKFKAKIYTDETYDMPKFDSIPLYAVAKYKFETETIWKPYLKCTLGYSFNFKDKDTENKSLYIDESNIFENLIKFDTDLSDDLYYGFGAGVEYNSFFADLMYKVNEAKANLEEDKEILGKKDFDYSRITLGFGYKFSF; encoded by the coding sequence ATGAGAAGATTAGGTTTCATATTAGGAGTTGTCTTGACGATGAGCTCTTTATCCTATACAAAAGAAGCACCAGAAAAACTTATAATACTTGAAGAAAATTTATTGGGATATACACCGATTTACAATATATATACTAAAGCAGGATTAGATATAAAATCAGAATATGAAGAATGGATGTTAGATGAGATAAAAATTAATAAGAAAGAAACTCATAGATTAGGATTTGAGGTAGGATTTGAAGCGACTAGGAATATAGATCATAATTTCGAATTAGGAATTGGAGGTGCTTATCAAAATCATACGAAATTTAAAGCAAAGATATACACTGATGAAACGTATGATATGCCTAAATTTGATTCAATTCCTCTTTATGCAGTAGCGAAATATAAGTTTGAAACAGAAACAATCTGGAAACCATATTTAAAATGTACATTAGGTTATTCATTTAATTTTAAAGATAAGGATACAGAGAATAAATCTTTATATATAGACGAAAGTAATATATTTGAAAATTTGATAAAATTTGACACAGATTTAAGTGATGACTTGTATTATGGTTTTGGAGCGGGAGTGGAGTATAATAGTTTTTTTGCAGATTTAATGTATAAAGTTAATGAAGCAAAAGCAAATTTGGAAGAGGACAAAGAGATTTTAGGAAAAAAAGATTTTGATTATTCAAGAATTACATTGGGTTTTGGTTATAAATTTAGTTTTTGA
- a CDS encoding glycine betaine ABC transporter substrate-binding protein: MNVFFNYFISRLPEIGKLLNQHLQISGIAVLVAIMIGVPSGIMITKNEKIAKGVLSIAGVFQTIPSLALFGLIIPFLGIGAKPAVFVLFLYSLLPIVTNTYIGLKNVDNATIQAAIGMGMTNFQVLLKVKLPIALSVIMGGIRIATVSMIGTTTIAALIGAGGLGELIFRGIATSNNNLVLCGAIPTAILAFVANYFLGIIEKALDPLVNKNLKIKNRKKLALASILFFIFGFFQIQKYISKNRYITVKIGHKTFTEQRILGNMIAIMIQEKTPYKATITELGGTNINFEAIKNGEIDIYPEYTGTSFLAILGEKEMLAPRDIFYKVKNIYNERFELDILEPLGFENTYALAVNRDFSEKFGIIKISDLKKISKESYLIGGHEFMERVDGLKGMIDTYNMEFRRVNSMEPGLIIPTIHSKKADVGVVYSTDGLLEKYDLVVLEDDLKFFPPYEAVITISNKLKKEHPMIEKELNRLNNMFTNKDMQRLNLRVTEGIDSEYNTAREALKSKGLID; the protein is encoded by the coding sequence ATGAATGTATTTTTTAATTATTTTATTTCAAGATTACCTGAGATTGGAAAACTTCTCAATCAACATCTTCAAATATCAGGAATAGCAGTTTTAGTTGCAATAATGATTGGAGTTCCAAGTGGAATAATGATTACGAAAAATGAGAAAATTGCAAAAGGCGTGCTTAGTATTGCCGGGGTTTTTCAAACGATTCCTAGCTTAGCTTTATTTGGATTAATTATTCCATTTTTGGGAATTGGTGCAAAACCCGCGGTCTTTGTATTATTTCTTTATTCATTATTGCCAATTGTTACTAATACATATATAGGTTTGAAAAATGTTGATAACGCTACAATTCAAGCTGCTATAGGTATGGGAATGACAAATTTTCAAGTTTTGTTAAAAGTTAAGTTACCCATAGCTCTTTCTGTTATCATGGGTGGAATTCGAATAGCAACAGTTTCTATGATAGGAACAACAACAATAGCAGCTTTGATTGGTGCTGGAGGATTAGGAGAACTTATTTTTAGAGGCATAGCAACAAGTAACAACAATTTAGTTCTTTGTGGAGCTATTCCAACAGCAATATTAGCTTTTGTAGCAAATTATTTTTTAGGTATAATTGAAAAAGCCTTAGATCCTCTTGTAAATAAAAATCTAAAAATAAAAAATAGAAAAAAATTGGCTCTTGCATCAATTTTATTTTTTATTTTTGGTTTTTTTCAAATTCAAAAATATATATCTAAGAATAGATATATTACTGTAAAAATAGGGCATAAAACTTTTACAGAGCAAAGAATTTTAGGAAATATGATAGCTATAATGATTCAAGAGAAAACTCCTTATAAAGCAACAATAACAGAATTAGGAGGAACAAATATAAATTTCGAAGCGATTAAAAATGGTGAAATTGATATTTATCCAGAGTATACGGGAACATCTTTTTTAGCAATTTTAGGAGAAAAAGAGATGTTAGCACCTAGAGATATCTTTTATAAAGTTAAAAATATTTATAATGAAAGATTCGAACTAGATATTTTAGAACCATTAGGTTTTGAGAATACATACGCACTAGCTGTGAATAGAGATTTTTCAGAAAAATTTGGAATAATAAAAATATCTGATTTGAAAAAAATCTCAAAAGAATCATATTTGATAGGTGGTCATGAGTTTATGGAAAGAGTAGATGGACTTAAAGGTATGATTGATACTTACAATATGGAATTTAGAAGAGTAAACTCTATGGAGCCAGGATTGATTATTCCAACGATTCATTCAAAAAAAGCAGATGTAGGAGTTGTTTATTCAACTGATGGATTACTTGAAAAATATGACTTAGTTGTTTTAGAAGATGATTTGAAATTTTTTCCTCCTTACGAGGCAGTTATAACAATTTCAAATAAACTTAAAAAAGAGCATCCTATGATAGAAAAAGAACTGAACAGATTAAATAATATGTTTACAAATAAGGATATGCAAAGATTGAACTTGAGAGTGACTGAAGGAATTGATAGCGAATACAATACTGCAAGAGAAGCTTTAAAGTCAAAAGGATTGATAGATTAG
- a CDS encoding type 1 glutamine amidotransferase domain-containing protein, protein MKKVLFVVTSHDNLGKTERKTGVWLSELVEPYFTFKNRGIEITIASPKGGKIPIDPASLEDSHTNPLVKIFLEDDMDILENSISLNKIDFHQYDAIFYPGGHGPMWDLSESEENAKLLSDFFNNGKIVGAVCHGTAALLKGINHRTGEALIKNRDITGFSNSEERAVGLEDIVPFLLESKIVELKGNYSKSNKDFDPYVVVDGSIFTGQNPASGIPLAEKIIEELYSR, encoded by the coding sequence ATGAAAAAAGTATTATTTGTAGTTACATCGCATGATAACTTAGGAAAAACAGAGAGAAAAACAGGAGTATGGCTATCTGAACTTGTAGAGCCTTATTTTACATTCAAAAATAGAGGAATAGAAATTACAATAGCTTCTCCAAAAGGAGGAAAAATACCCATAGATCCAGCGAGTTTAGAAGACTCACATACTAATCCTTTAGTAAAAATATTTTTAGAGGATGATATGGATATATTAGAGAATAGTATAAGCTTAAATAAAATTGATTTTCATCAATATGACGCTATTTTTTATCCTGGAGGACATGGTCCAATGTGGGATTTATCAGAAAGTGAAGAGAATGCAAAACTTCTATCAGATTTTTTTAATAATGGGAAGATAGTTGGTGCAGTATGTCATGGAACAGCAGCATTATTAAAAGGAATAAATCATAGAACAGGAGAAGCACTAATTAAAAATAGAGATATTACAGGTTTTTCAAATTCTGAAGAGAGAGCTGTTGGTTTAGAAGATATCGTTCCTTTTCTTTTAGAAAGTAAGATTGTGGAGTTAAAAGGGAACTATTCCAAATCAAATAAAGATTTTGATCCATATGTTGTTGTAGATGGTTCAATTTTTACGGGACAAAATCCAGCATCTGGAATACCACTTGCTGAAAAAATTATAGAGGAACTTTACTCTAGATAA
- a CDS encoding YwbE family protein, with protein sequence MNGKNRKDIKAGITVKVVKKEDQRTGKLTEGIVKDILTNSANHPHGIKVRLIDGTVGRVQEII encoded by the coding sequence ATGAACGGTAAAAATAGAAAAGATATAAAAGCTGGTATAACAGTAAAAGTGGTTAAAAAAGAGGATCAAAGAACAGGGAAATTAACAGAGGGTATTGTTAAAGATATTCTTACAAACTCTGCTAACCATCCTCACGGAATAAAAGTAAGACTAATTGATGGAACTGTTGGAAGAGTTCAAGAGATTATTTAA
- a CDS encoding TolC family protein yields the protein MKLRIFMIFTISFSLFARVITINEAIDLAIQNGEENNIANRELIISKKQLNSAFKTALPNIFYTGGYLKTDGAFLENTPIQTAKSGYINFLGISQPIFQGGSIAAKVKKAKIEEQKNTLALLKQTRDTRLEVISIYTGIILAKNTLEVYNTSKMQLNEALNFAKENERLGKITNVELLKAEYQLLDIETSILNIQNEIEIGLLTLKQKLNFSSSEEIDIENFYVYREAIDSINYNIDLDEALNNGIAANFAKLHIQEADVEKMIARAEMLPQVKGFIGKEYVTEDHRTENSWGGGVLVSWNIFQFGKDYDNYEASKLNVENSKSQEKITHNNIEINLKKAYLELIRLNKLEIAYSKAFEQANENYKKDTLKFQKGMITILDFLKSQEMLTDSKIKYENIRLIQYNALEKYRSLLI from the coding sequence ATGAAACTAAGAATTTTTATGATTTTTACTATTTCATTCTCTCTATTTGCTAGAGTTATAACAATCAATGAAGCCATCGATTTGGCTATTCAAAATGGAGAGGAAAATAATATAGCTAATAGGGAGTTAATTATTTCAAAAAAACAGTTAAACTCTGCATTTAAAACAGCTCTACCTAACATTTTTTATACCGGAGGATATTTAAAAACAGATGGCGCTTTTTTAGAAAATACTCCTATCCAAACAGCCAAGAGTGGCTATATAAATTTTCTTGGAATATCTCAACCGATATTTCAAGGCGGTTCTATTGCTGCTAAAGTTAAAAAAGCGAAAATAGAAGAACAAAAAAATACTCTGGCTCTTTTAAAACAAACAAGAGATACAAGACTTGAAGTTATATCTATATATACTGGGATTATTTTAGCTAAAAATACTCTCGAAGTCTATAACACATCTAAAATGCAACTAAATGAAGCTTTAAATTTTGCTAAAGAAAATGAACGTCTTGGAAAAATAACAAATGTAGAACTACTAAAAGCTGAGTACCAGCTTCTAGATATTGAAACCTCTATTTTAAATATTCAAAACGAAATAGAAATTGGTCTTTTAACTTTAAAACAAAAACTTAATTTTTCATCGTCTGAGGAGATTGATATAGAAAATTTCTATGTTTACAGAGAGGCTATCGATTCAATTAATTATAATATTGATTTAGATGAAGCACTAAATAATGGAATAGCAGCTAATTTTGCGAAACTTCACATTCAAGAAGCTGATGTCGAAAAAATGATTGCAAGAGCTGAAATGTTACCTCAAGTAAAAGGATTTATTGGTAAAGAATATGTTACTGAAGACCATCGAACAGAAAATTCATGGGGAGGAGGAGTCCTTGTTAGTTGGAATATATTTCAATTTGGAAAAGATTATGATAACTATGAAGCGAGTAAATTAAATGTCGAAAATTCCAAATCACAAGAAAAAATTACTCATAATAATATCGAAATAAATCTAAAAAAAGCTTATCTAGAGTTAATACGATTAAATAAACTTGAGATTGCATACTCAAAAGCATTTGAACAAGCTAATGAAAACTATAAAAAAGATACTTTAAAATTTCAAAAAGGAATGATTACTATATTAGATTTTCTAAAATCTCAAGAGATGCTCACTGATTCAAAAATAAAATATGAAAATATTAGATTGATTCAATATAATGCTCTAGAGAAATATCGTTCTCTTTTAATTTAA
- a CDS encoding ABC transporter permease — MININRILTIAKKEIIHIKRDRASLVIALILPIFLLLLFGFAVSSDVDNLKLSVYDGSKTIESRELINKLNNSTYLKVYEYVDTPDAVEKSLDYGRTKIGVIIPDYFTKKLRRGESTDVQFLIDGSDPYIAKTAASYSSQIINHYSQLKLANYSSKNKETLIKPYNLLLYNPTLESSKFNIPGIIGLILQNITIMLTAFSIVREKEKGTIEQLIMTPISPLELVIGKIAPYVFIAFFELDVTLILGKIIFGVDIKGSLILLIFLGTIFLTSSLAIGIFISTISNTQLEAMHLSLAYLLPSVILSGFVFPREAMPKIIYFISCFIPLTYFNEILRGIILKGVGIRELLHPIAALMTLIIIIIVVSIKKFKKTLD, encoded by the coding sequence ATGATTAATATAAATCGTATTCTAACTATTGCTAAAAAAGAGATTATCCATATAAAAAGAGATCGTGCAAGTTTAGTTATAGCTTTAATTTTACCCATTTTTCTTTTGCTTCTGTTTGGCTTTGCTGTAAGTTCTGATGTTGATAATTTAAAACTCTCTGTTTATGATGGAAGTAAAACTATTGAAAGTAGAGAACTTATAAATAAATTGAATAACTCAACTTATTTAAAAGTATATGAGTATGTTGATACTCCGGATGCTGTCGAAAAAAGTCTTGATTATGGTAGAACAAAAATAGGCGTCATCATTCCCGATTATTTTACTAAAAAATTACGAAGAGGAGAGTCAACAGATGTTCAATTTCTAATAGATGGATCAGATCCATATATAGCTAAAACTGCAGCATCATACTCTTCACAGATTATTAATCACTACTCTCAACTAAAACTGGCAAACTATAGTTCAAAAAATAAGGAAACTCTTATAAAACCTTATAATCTACTTTTATACAATCCAACTTTAGAGAGTAGTAAATTTAATATCCCTGGAATTATCGGTCTAATTTTACAAAATATAACAATTATGTTAACTGCTTTTTCAATTGTTCGAGAAAAAGAGAAAGGGACTATTGAACAATTAATCATGACTCCTATCTCTCCTTTAGAACTTGTAATCGGAAAAATTGCACCATATGTCTTTATTGCTTTTTTTGAATTAGATGTTACTTTGATTCTTGGGAAAATTATATTTGGTGTTGACATAAAAGGAAGTTTAATTCTTTTAATTTTTCTAGGAACTATATTTTTAACATCTTCATTAGCCATCGGTATATTTATATCTACAATATCAAATACTCAACTTGAAGCTATGCATTTATCCCTAGCATATCTTCTTCCTAGCGTTATTCTTTCGGGGTTTGTTTTTCCTCGAGAAGCTATGCCTAAAATCATCTATTTTATAAGTTGCTTCATTCCTTTAACTTATTTTAATGAAATACTCAGAGGCATCATATTAAAAGGTGTTGGAATACGAGAGCTTCTTCATCCTATAGCTGCTCTTATGACTTTAATTATTATTATAATTGTAGTTTCGATTAAAAAGTTCAAAAAAACATTAGATTAA
- a CDS encoding ABC transporter ATP-binding protein, which yields MSVENLKSEYAIEIKNLTKKFEKYTAVDSLSFNIPKGVIFGFLGPNGSGKSTTIRMICGVLTPTSGEGKVLGYDLKSNPEKIKSKIGYMSQKFSLYEDLTIEENLIFYGEIYSIPKEHLNERIEEVIKMLNLNEKRDVLSKNLSGGWKQRLALGCAIIHKPELLILDEPTAGVDPVARREFWTTIKDLIKYGDITVLATTHYMDEASVCDIIGFIFEGKLVVIDTPKNLYKKYNTDNLEDIFIIYVKELSHKEVISSFDQLKHKDEKVEDKND from the coding sequence ATGAGTGTTGAAAATCTAAAGAGTGAATATGCAATAGAAATTAAAAACTTAACTAAGAAATTTGAGAAATATACAGCTGTTGATTCTTTAAGTTTTAATATTCCTAAAGGAGTTATTTTTGGATTTCTTGGACCTAATGGAAGTGGAAAATCTACAACTATAAGAATGATTTGTGGGGTATTAACTCCTACATCTGGTGAAGGTAAAGTTTTAGGCTACGATTTAAAAAGTAATCCTGAAAAAATAAAATCAAAAATTGGGTATATGTCACAAAAATTCAGTCTTTACGAAGATTTAACTATTGAGGAAAATCTAATTTTTTATGGAGAAATCTACTCTATTCCAAAAGAACATCTAAACGAAAGAATTGAAGAAGTTATAAAGATGTTAAATCTAAACGAAAAAAGAGATGTCTTATCCAAAAATCTTTCTGGAGGTTGGAAACAAAGATTAGCTCTAGGATGTGCTATTATTCATAAACCAGAACTTCTTATTCTTGATGAGCCCACAGCTGGAGTTGACCCTGTTGCAAGAAGAGAGTTTTGGACCACAATAAAAGATCTTATCAAATATGGAGATATTACTGTTCTAGCTACAACTCACTATATGGATGAAGCTTCTGTTTGTGATATCATTGGCTTTATTTTCGAAGGGAAACTAGTTGTTATTGATACTCCTAAAAATTTATATAAGAAATATAATACTGATAATCTTGAAGATATTTTCATTATCTATGTTAAAGAACTCTCTCATAAAGAGGTCATCTCCTCTTTTGATCAACTAAAGCATAAAGATGAGAAAGTGGAGGATAAAAATGATTAA
- a CDS encoding HlyD family secretion protein, whose product MNAIKLLQRFKKIDVKYLFGVGILTLIFYFIGDYILSKKEDKIYYGVLEVDKLNISSELLGKIETVYVKDGEFVKKEQKLISINDKENKLKIENSEISVKSSENQLQKTLDGTREEQISSQKEIVKQLESQVNQGKQNLVALTSAYKFAISNFENKKKIYFDTKDLFEKKFESQYAFDIAKLNFENAQNQFTIAQNNLENGNQNLVALHAQKNSAEDNLRYMINGFSVRDIEADKLKIASSQKNLELTKIYAEKNNLVAPIDGIVETVNLKIGEVISPGVAAITMLDNSNIWTKIYIPEKLLPSVKLGQKVKLNSDFIDKEYAGEIIYISSDSEFTPMNIVTKKDRLKLVYELKVKLLNGDDKLKSGMLVGVDLGL is encoded by the coding sequence ATGAATGCGATTAAACTTTTACAACGATTCAAAAAAATAGATGTAAAATATCTATTTGGAGTAGGAATACTAACTCTTATTTTCTATTTTATTGGAGATTATATTCTCAGTAAAAAAGAGGATAAAATATACTATGGAGTTTTAGAGGTTGACAAACTAAACATCTCTTCAGAGCTACTTGGAAAAATCGAAACAGTTTATGTCAAAGATGGTGAATTTGTAAAAAAAGAACAAAAACTAATCTCTATAAATGACAAAGAAAATAAATTGAAGATTGAAAATAGTGAAATCTCTGTAAAATCTTCTGAAAATCAACTTCAGAAAACATTAGATGGCACTCGGGAAGAGCAAATCTCTTCACAAAAAGAGATTGTTAAACAATTAGAAAGTCAAGTTAATCAAGGAAAACAAAACCTAGTTGCACTTACAAGTGCTTATAAATTTGCTATTTCTAATTTCGAAAATAAAAAAAAGATATATTTCGACACAAAAGATCTATTTGAAAAAAAATTTGAAAGTCAATACGCATTTGACATTGCAAAATTAAATTTTGAAAATGCACAGAATCAATTTACTATTGCTCAAAACAATTTAGAAAATGGTAACCAAAATTTAGTTGCTCTTCATGCACAAAAAAATTCTGCTGAAGATAATCTTAGATATATGATTAATGGATTTTCTGTAAGAGATATTGAGGCAGATAAATTAAAAATCGCCTCTTCTCAAAAAAACTTAGAATTGACTAAGATATATGCTGAAAAAAACAATCTCGTAGCACCTATTGACGGTATCGTAGAAACTGTTAATCTAAAAATAGGTGAAGTTATTAGTCCTGGTGTAGCTGCTATTACTATGCTTGATAACAGTAATATCTGGACTAAAATATATATCCCAGAAAAACTTCTTCCATCTGTAAAACTAGGGCAAAAAGTTAAATTGAATAGCGATTTTATAGATAAAGAATATGCAGGAGAAATTATATACATATCATCCGACTCAGAATTTACTCCTATGAATATAGTTACAAAAAAAGACCGTTTAAAATTAGTTTATGAATTAAAGGTTAAACTTTTGAATGGTGATGATAAATTAAAAAGTGGAATGCTTGTAGGAGTTGATTTAGGATTATGA